TTGTGAATGCCTGTCGTCCTATTAGGCTATTgcacttccccccccccccccttcatgaatctcctctctcccactgtctctctctgtagaggTGTAGCAGTTGGGCCTGTGTGCTCCTGAGAGGATGAAGAGGTTTAGGAGACATGGCCAGGAGTCCCAGAGAGAGCGGATCAAACAGGAGCTCTACGGGTTCAACAAGGTAAGACCAGTGACAGTCAGTCTGATCTGACAAGGCTTTGGTCTCGACAGGAAGGCTATGATCCCAATTCCAGACAATTATCAGGGAATTTGTCTTGCCAGTTTCCataattctctcgctctctcacccaCCCAGACAGTGGAGCATGGTTTTCCTCACCAACCCAGTGCTCTGGGCTTCAGCCCCAGTCTACAGCTCCTGGCCATCGGCACACGCTCCGGAGCCATCAAACTGTATCCTCTTCAATAGACAcgggagaggtctgtctggttGTGTAGGAGTGCAGGATTTAAGCGTTCACACGTTTGAACCAGTTTGTCTCAGTCTCCCCTCTGCTATAGCTGTCTGTGGTTAGTGTGTGGGTACATGTGGAGTCATTTTTATATTCCCAGGTTGTTGCTCAACTCTGACTACCAGACAGGCACAGTTGCTGTgtgtctatctatctctgtcgtagtgtgtgtgtttgattcatCTTACACAATCGTACTCATTGACAGTGTGGAACCAGTCAGTACACTCCCACCATTCACTCCCAGTCACTATGATAacccttgtctctctctgtcattataATTAATTCACACAATAGGGGAAATTGTTCTTTTGGTAACACAATAAATTCTATGAATGAATGTATTATTAGCCAAGGGCAGGGCAGCCAGATAAGACACAAAGAAAGACAACAGAAAATCTCTTCTTTCTATAGATGCATGTGGACCGTTTcagtacagtagaaaaataagaaCCTGTGTCTATgaatgtgttgggggggggggggggggctgtgtacACATCATGCTTTGTGCGTGTCTGTGTTTGCTGCGCATGTGTGTACACTGTGTGTTGGTGtgccatgctgtgtgtgtgtgtctgttctttAACCCGTGGTCAGTTACGGTGGTCCAGGTGTAGAGTTCATGGGTCTACACGATGAGAACGCTGCTGTCACACAGGTCCACTTCCTGCCACACCAGGTGAGTGACTGCTCAACACACGTTGGCAGCACCTTATCACATGATCCATTCACACCTGCTACTGAAATTATCTTAAATCGAATCGGGCTGGGCGATATGACCAAAATATCATATTAcagttaaaaataataataatacaaattactattttatgtttttgaataattaAGAAACATGAGCTGGCACACACCCAGAAAaatagtttgtgtggaggtgctgactaatggcgtataaactatcaaaataaagtcaCACATACAAACTCTCAGTAATTTATTGCGTATTTACCactgtttcggcatcactgtgccttcctcagggtaatgtcatgaatacttgaaccaggttatgtagacaaacagcACTTTTACTAGCTACGTTTGCTCCGACTAAGTACATTTATTTGCTAACTAACAATTAGAATTAGCGGTAACAGGTTTTAGGCCCCCTTTCTAAGACACACTAGCcttttgcagatgtaagaaacacaagctAGTGGTGTAATTCTGGAATgttagtggatttatattaaaaAGCAAAGTGAACATAGCATTGTTATCAACATTGTTGCGTGTTCTGTATTAACCATGCAGACTGAATGCAAGTGTCTTGTAGTTGAGAAACCACAAATGTGCTCCTTGAGTGACGGGACGGGCCTAGTTCTGTgtggagagagatgactcaagtagcaaCTTAAACTAtaaaatggacgttacacacagcgtatcacatttaacaaaccgaACATTCAAATAATGTTATAGAAAGTAATattaaaaacccaaaccggtccgtgcatcaatatCGCAATatcataaaatacagtataccgccTAGCCCTAGAATCCAATATGTGGATCTAATCATTGCTGGAAAGGTTAGTAGTAAAGCTGTGGCTAACAGCCCCAAAACGTCCTCCTGACAGTCATAACGTGTTCCTAACATCCTCATAACGTGTTCCTAACGTCCTTTTTAACATCTCTAGTTGCTCTCTATTGAACAGGTGGAGCTGGTGACTCTGTTGGATGACAACAGTCTCCACATGTGGACCCTCAGAGCTCACCATGGTGTCTCTGAGCTGCTGGAGATAGGACGCTTCACACTCACTGGACCCCCGGGGTGAgagacacaccaccaccaccccacaacTTCTCTCCTACCCCTCAAGCTTTTTTATTTTCTTCACACACTAGCACTCATTGGATTGCCCCGGTAAGAGCGCCCACTGTGAGACATGCACAGAACTAGAAcgagattctatttctatggtgacATGCACACTTCAGTGGCGAACACGTATGCACCTTAAATAGGATTTTTCTGTCTGCCACATTCAACCTGTTTAACTTCATCCCATCTTTCTCTCgttccctccatcagtgctcccCCCAGTGTAACTCGTGTAACAGCGGTGCTAGCCCACTCTTCTGGGGACCTGTTGTTGCTaggaacagagggaggacacGTGTTTGTAGTGAAGGTACCAGGCTTCAGAGAACTAGAGGAGAGGAACATCAGCCTGGAGAAAGTCACCAACAGGTactaacacacaccacacacacttccTTTTCATTGAGTCactaaattggaaatattggtaTCCTAAACAGACGGAAACAACTATTGATTAATGTTTTAAAtgcttcccacacacacacacgtcacaaacGTATTTGATAGATAATTGTGCTAAAACGGAACCCCCTCATTCCGTAGTGTACCAGAGGATTACGGAGGTCGTAGGAGCCTGGAGCATGTCGAGTCCTTACAGGAGAATCCCGTCAACCCACGCCAGGTTCTGATTGGCTACGGACGAGGCCTCATGGTCATCTGGGACCTGGACAGCCAATCAGCTGTCAAACACATCCCCGCTACACAGGTatacaatgtgtgtgtctgtgtgttggtgtctggaTGTTGAGAGCTCTGATCTTGACTCCCTGTTTGCGTCCGTAGCAACTGGAGAGCGTGTGGTGGACGGAGGACGGTGGCCATGTTCTCAGTTCCCATAGCGACGGCAGCTACTGCCGCTGGAAGGTGGCTGGGGATGACCCACAGAGCGAGCAGGAGAAGTCTGAAGTACCGTATGGTGAGGACCCCCAAAAAGTCAACAGCACGTTCCTCTCTGTGGAAGCTGACAAAACACAGCAACAAGGATGTTGTTATTGATTGAATGATGAATCGGTTAATTGATGATTTGATAAATTGATTTGTCTCCTTTGTGTAGGCCACTTCCCCTGTAAAGCCATCTCTAAAATCATCCAGCTGCCGACAGAACAGGGGTGAgtgagtctctctctttctcctccctcactCTCGCTCTGCCTGCTCTGTCAATTCATATTTCACATCCTCCATTCTTACACATGAATCCATCTGTAATTGTCTTTTAACCTGGTTCTCCTGTATGTCTATATCCAGGCCTCCGTTCCTGTTCCTCAGTGGCGGCATGCCCCGGGCCAGCTACGGCGACAGACACTGTATCAGtgttatccacagtaaaacacacGTGGCTCTGGACTTCACCTCCAGAATCATCGACTTCTTTGTCATCAGAGACGGACCAGACCATACAGGTAGAAAGGCAGGGGGATACGCGTGCACACACAggttcagaaacacacacacacacaggctaacccctctccctctgtccaggCGAACCCAGTGCGTTGGTGGTCTTAGTAGAAGAGGAGTTGGTAGTGATAGATCTTCAGACTGAAGGGTGGCCAGTCATCCAGACTCCATACCTGGTGCCTCTCCACTGCTCTGCCATCACCTGCTCCCACCATGTCTCTGCTATACCCCTGAAGCTGTGGGAGAGGGTCCTGTCTGCCGGAGCACTGCAGAACACACACTACTCTAAGAAGGTTGgtgacacacacactacccaaGCAAGTTCCTGCACCACACACAAGatttcactccacactgccttcacCCAGGAATACtgatgtaagaatgctgttcattgactgcagctcagcgttcaacaccattgttccCTCGaagctcgtcaccaagcttagaaccctgggactgaacaccttcctctgcaactgtatcctggacttcctgatgggccgcccccaggtggtgagggtaggcaacatcacctctgccacgctgaccctcaacacgggggccagtcaggggtgcatgcttattcCCCTtctgtaatccctgttcaccctCGACTGTGGCCACGCAAGACGCCAGTacaattaagtttgctgacgacacggctgtggtagacctgatcaccgacggcgacgagacagcctacagcagGGACTTTCAACTATGTTCAGCCACGGGCCAATTTCTTCTTGAGCGTTTGGTCGTGTGGGGCCGGAACGCAATCACAAATTATTTGTGGACTGCAAATTAaccacaagaagcccaaacagagaTGTTTCCCTGAATCATAATACTTTAAAACTTTTCtaacatttgtatatgatcacgaatacttgggaacagatttcttaaattgaagtcacttggagctgatttcctggtgtttttacagtccaaTGCAAATCCTCCCACCCCCCACCGAAAACTTTGGGGGCCAAATAATACCACCGACGtcagtgccaggacaacaacccctcCCTCAATGTCAAGACCAAGGAGCTGCAGTGTAGCGACGTCATTAGGACGACAGGGCTGCAGTAGAGCGGGtctagagcttcaagttcctctgtgtccaaatcactaaggacttaaaatggtccgcacacagtcgtgaagaagacGCAACatccctcaaatcctcaaaacgtTATACAgcggcaccattgagagcatcttgactggctgcatcactgcttggtatgacaACTACACTGCCCTCAGTCACAGGGTGGTACGgacagaccagtacatcactgggaccaagttCCCTGCCGTCCAATACCTCTATCAAGTGGCGTGAAGGGGAGGACCGGAAAATTGTTCGACTCCAGCCACACACTTAATTTGCTCACACAAAttcatactgactctacacacactcacatacaatcatcatcATACACTGCCACCACACTGTTAATGATAttgtatatcctgatgcctagtcacctaacccctatacatacagtaccatttaaaagtttagacacacctactcattttgctgtgtttttttctgtgtggtcctactgttttctacattgtagaataatagtgaagacatcaactcaatgaaataacacatatcgaatcatgtagtaaccaaaaacgtattttagattcttcaaagtagccaccctttgctgtGATCACAACTTtgctcactcttggcattctcgcaACCAGCtccacctgaaatgcttttccagtggtcttgaaggagttctcacatatgctgagcacttgttggctgcttttccttcactctgcggtccaactcatcccaaaacatctcaattggcttgaggtctggtgattgtggaggccaggtcatctgacgcagaattccatcactccttcttggtcaaatagcccttacacagcctggaggtgtgttgggtcattgtcctgtttaaaaacaaatgatagtcccactaagcgcaaaacagatgggatgATGTAACGCTGCataatgctgtgatagccatgctggtttagtggccttgaattctaaataaatcacagaccgtgtcaccagcgaagcaccatcacacccccacctccatgcttcatggtgggaaccacccatatggagatcatccgttcacctactctgcacctGAACAAAGACAAGGTGGTTGGAACCAAGAATCTCACATatagaccaaaagacagatttccactggtctaatgtccattgctcatgtttcttggcccaagcaagtctcttcttcttattggtgtcctttagtagtggtttatatgcagcaatttgaccatgatggcctgattcacacagtctcctctgaaaaatGTATGTTGatttctgttacttgaactgtgaagcatttatttgggctggaatttctgcagcagaggtaactgggtcttcctttcctgtggcggtcctcatgagagccagtttcatcacagcgcatgatggtttttgtgactgcacttgaagaaactttgaaagttcttgacattttctggattgattgaatttcatgtcttaaagtaccgtaattgctggactattaagcgcacctgaaaataagccgcacccactgaataaaaaaaaaaaatgtattttgtacataaataagccgcacgtgtctataagccgcaggtgcctaccggtacattgaaacaaatgaactttacacagcctttaaacgaaacacggcttgtaacaaataaataggctttaacgaaacacgtcttgtaacaaaaataaataggctttaacgaaacaggcttgtaacattatttttttttttaaatagcagtaaacggtagcctaccaagaaagtccttggtcactatcttcctcctgtgcactgaaaccactgtcatctcctttggtgtcggagttgaatagcctcagaattgcttcatccgatgttggatcgttttcattgtgctctcctcactttcatccggaggcaaattccccgctgagtttatgctgccctcttcaatacgcagcagctccacgctgtcaggacccactggcagacttgaccataaatcgctcttcgcatgcggcccgttttagtgaaggatttctccccacttgtcacccaagcctcattttctagtttgggccatctgcttttctttcctctgaaagcttttgttgtctttttgcactaagtcattttctcacgctgctgtttccaacgtcttttaatcgactcattaaggccaagctcctgtgcagcagctctatttccttttcaaacagccagatcgatcgccttcaaattgaaagctgcatcatatgcaattctccgtgtctttgccatgatgagggtgacaaaatgactaccgtaatcagaatgatggaaagtttgagcgcgctcgatttacttcacattatgtgacggtgctcagttttttggcggcatgaatttgtgaaagcgggaaaaatccataaattagccgcgtcattgtataaagcgcaaggttcatagcgtgggaaaaaagtagcggcttatagtccggaaattacggtaatgatggactgtttagctttgcttatttgagctgttgccATAATCTGGACTTCGTCTTTTACCAAATTGtattataatttatttattttttactttatttaactaggcaagccaatagggctatcttccgtataccacccctaccttttcacaacacaactgatttgcgcAAATGCATTTACCTCTTAAGAATCggacccttttttcaattttctcctaaaatgacatactcaaatctaactgcttgtagctaaggacctgaagcaaggttatgcatattcttgataccatttgaaaggaaacactttgaagtttgtggtaatgtgaaattaatgtaggagaatataacacattagatccactaaaagataatacaaagaaaaacgtgatttatttttttatctaaaAAAGGCTataatgtaaactcagcaaaaaaagaaacatccctttttcaggaccctgtctttcaaagataattcataaaaatccaaataacttcacagatcttcatttgtaaagggtttaaatactgtttcccatgcttgttcaatgaaccataaacaattaatgaacatgcacctgtggaacggtcgttaagacagtaACAGCTTAGAgggaggcaattaaggtcacacttATGAATACTTAGGACACTAGAGAGGTtatctactgactctggaaaaacaccaaatgaaagatgcccagagtccctgctcatctgcgtgaacgtgccctaggcatgctgcaaggaggcatgaggaatgcagatgtggccaggtcaatacatttcaatgtccgtactgtgagacgcctaagacagcgctacagggagactggacggacaccgatcccgtagagtttcaaagaaggaaagacattccccaaattaacttttaacacagcacacctgttaatttaaatgtattccagatgactacctcatgaagctggttattacatgattccatatgtgttatttcatagttttgatgtcttcactattatggaATGAAtaggtttccaaacttttgactggtactgtatataaccactccagtatccctgcacattgtaaatatggtattagctatatacagggtcagtgccaTCTTACTTCGTGTTCTTctttctatttctgtttttttatatatatgtatattttaacTTTATTTTCTAGTTctactgatattgattactgcattgttgggaaagcgcttgcaagaaaggcatttcactgcatGTGAAAATACATTCTGGTAATTGGAAACTTGAATTGATGGAGCACAAATTGAATTGACTTAAATTCTTTCTCTTGCTTTCAtcctttttgtttgtttttttgcaccccctctcccttctctctccctccgtccagcCGTGGCCTATGACAGGAGGACAGAACCTGGCCCCAGACCCCCCTCAGAGAGACTTACTGCTCACAGGGTCGGTAGACATTCACAGCTCGTTCATTTCTTTTCAGAGTCCTCATTTCAATCCAAGTTATGATCTACATTTTAATGTTGCTGTATGGGGACTGCGAACAGGGTTTCAAAGAGTCAGTCATGTTTTTGTTCCTCTGATTTGTTGATCCTCACATGTCTTCTCCTCTCACAGGCACGAGGACGGTACGGTGCGTTTCTGGGACGCGTCGGGGGTGTGTCTGTACCCCATGTACAAGCTGAGCACAGCAGGGGTGTTCCTCACTGACTCAGACCCCAATGACAACCTGAACCAGGGCACAGAGGGAGAGTGGCCACCTTTCAGAAAGGTGTGTATCTGTATAAGTAACATGTAAAGCGTTTCCACCATTCGGTTGTGTGTATAATCACATACAGGGAGCACAAAGGTAGAGTGGAGTCCCTGTAGACAAGGTGTAGGTGTGTTTTGTTAGAGAATGTGTCTAGTGAATCAGAATAGATGCACTGTCTCAGTGTGTGAATCGGCTATGAAACGTGTCCCCATCCTCTTCTTCCCTCCAGGTGGGTTGTTTTGACCCGTACAGTGACGACCCTCGTCTCGGCATTCAGAAAATCCACCTGTGTAAATACAGCGGCTACCTGACCGTAGCTGGCACTGCTGGACAGGTGAGTTTACCAGGGGAAAACCAACCACTACCCCCTCTGGTGGCCAGTTAGCCTAACTGCCCTGTCTGACTTTTTTGCACATTTCTGGTATAAATCCAGTCTGTTTTTGTCTTCATTTTACGTTCTTTGGCACGTTCATTTCCTGAGGGTATTTGGGTCACGGACGGTCACACATTCAGTGAACGACACATTTTCCAGACCAGGTCATGGCTGCATAGCTCTCTAGTCATTATATAATGTAGTGTGATGAATAAGCCACCTCCTTTAATCAGAATGTGTGGAAATTTAAAGTGATCTCATTCTTTATAGAGCCCCGGATCATCACCGGGAACTCTTATTCCCCTCTTTAAATTATCATCTGTTATTAATGAGGGTGGTCTGATTTAGTTGGCTGGCACATATAtacaaacacacgtacacacaagaatcaaacccactattctggcattgcaagcgccatgctgaGCTACAGaggtccccccccccacacacactaagAGATGTGAATGTCTGAGTGGTTCATAAAAGTGTCCGATAAGACTGCCTGTTGGTCCAAAACATTACATGTGATGTTACGGTCTATCCgtccctcacctctcccctccatAGATCCTGGTGTTAGAGCTGAATGATGAGGCAGCAGAACAGACTGTGGAGGCCACCGTAGCAGACCTGCTTCAGGGACAGGAGGGCTTCCGCTGGAAGGTAAacgacaacaaacaaaaaaattacATTAGGAGTGTGTGTTTAAAAACTGCAGTGCAATTTTGATTTAATTGGATTTCGGTTAGCATAAAGAAAAGGGCGATCGATACCTTTCTGTAACAGTCTCTCCATGTCAGGGCCACACGCGTCTGGAGGTGAGGGAGGAGCCGGTGACGTTCCCCCCAGGTTTCCAGCCCTTTGCCCTGGTCCAGTGCCAGCCTCCGGCTGTGGTCACTGCCCTCACCCTGCACTCTGAGTGGAAACTAGTAACATTCGGGACCAGCCACGGCTTCGGACTCTACGACTACCAGCAGAAAAACAACGTTCTCGTCAGgtaagtgtgtgtggggggggggggcgtgttgTGTGTTTGCATGTTTCTGCCTGTATGACTTCAAAATAACGGAAGGTAATGGAGATcgtatatagacatgtgtgttaACCCTTTCCTGTCACTCTCCTGTAGGTGTACTCTGAACCCCAGTGACCAGCTGGCTATGGAAGGTCCTCTGTCCAGAGTGAAGAGCATTAAGAAGTCTCTCCGCCAGTCCTTCAGAAGGATAAGGCGCAGCCGTGTGTCCCTACGCAAACACCATGTCAACAACGCAGCTAAGGTAACCACTACAAAAATGTATTCTTGGGCCCCAAACATTTACTGCATAAATCTTAATAGAAAGTTCCTAAAGATCACCATTTTTTTGTGCGGTCTGGTTCTGCATTCATCACCAACCCAGTGTATCTAAAACGGGCTTCTGTCTCTAGTTGCAGCAGGCCAATGCTCGTCTAGAGGCGGAGCTAGCTGAGATGGAGTTGGCGCCCGTCCAGAGAAAAATAGAGCCTCGATCCCCTGACGACTCCTTCACCGGCCTCGTGCGCACGCTATACTTCGCTGATACCTTCCTTTCAGACAGTAAGTCACACTAATGATTTTGACTTGACTCTTGAGGTTAGTTTTGGTCAGTGGTACCCACTTTCacttgaaagtcacccagtaaaatgctaCTTGAGGAAAAATCTGACTTTTTTTGGTTTTAAATCTACTTAATTATccaaagtaaatgtaattcctGAAATATACCCAAGTATCAAAATAAGTTTAAATTCTTTATTAATTAAGCAAACCAGGCGGCAtcgttttctgttttttatttgatgTATAGCCAGGGATATTCAAACACTCATATCATTTACAaacgccagatcagaggcagtagatggcCAGGGATGTTCACTTGGTAAGTGCTTGAATTGGAATGttttcttgtcctgctaagcattcgaaatgtaatgagtacttttgggtgtcagggaaaatctaTGGAGTAAAAATGTCTTCTCTTTTTGAatatagtggagtaaaagttgtcaaatttAAATAGTGAAGTACACAGACCCCCAAAAACTACAAAAGTAGTACGAAAGGTAGTGCCTTAAAAAAAGGTGCAGTGCctaaagtatttacaccccttgtaTTTTTCCACATTGTTGTCTTACAGCGTGAATTTACACACACTACCCCGTAATGTCAGTGAACTTATGTTTTTCGAAAtgcttacaaattaataaaaaatgtaacgctggaatgtcttgagtcaagtattcaaccccttgcaTGGACTCAGTGGTTAACATTAGTGATTTCTGAATcactatcatctatctatctgtaaggtccctcattcaagcactgaatttcaaacacagattcaaccacatagaccagggagggtttccaatgccttgcaaagaagggcacctattggtagaggggttaaaataataaaaagctgacattaaatatccctttgatggtgaagtttttaattacactttgtatcaaaacacagtcactacaaagatacaggcgtccttcctaactcagttacggTAGAGGAaggaaccgctcagggattttaccatagATTTCTAGAAAACCGTAGACTATATTGACTGAAACTGGTGTTGAGAACAACGTGGTGTAGGCGGGTGGCAGCGGAgtgagaggaaagggaggaaaaCTCACCGTAGTTATGATAAACTGAATGGTGAAAA
This genomic interval from Salvelinus fontinalis isolate EN_2023a chromosome 30, ASM2944872v1, whole genome shotgun sequence contains the following:
- the LOC129829055 gene encoding LLGL scribble cell polarity complex component 2-like isoform X2, with product MKRFRRHGQESQRERIKQELYGFNKTVEHGFPHQPSALGFSPSLQLLAIGTRSGAIKLYGGPGVEFMGLHDENAAVTQVHFLPHQVELVTLLDDNSLHMWTLRAHHGVSELLEIGRFTLTGPPGAPPSVTRVTAVLAHSSGDLLLLGTEGGHVFVVKVPGFRELEERNISLEKVTNSVPEDYGGRRSLEHVESLQENPVNPRQVLIGYGRGLMVIWDLDSQSAVKHIPATQQLESVWWTEDGGHVLSSHSDGSYCRWKVAGDDPQSEQEKSEVPYGHFPCKAISKIIQLPTEQGPPFLFLSGGMPRASYGDRHCISVIHSKTHVALDFTSRIIDFFVIRDGPDHTGEPSALVVLVEEELVVIDLQTEGWPVIQTPYLVPLHCSAITCSHHVSAIPLKLWERVLSAGALQNTHYSKKPWPMTGGQNLAPDPPQRDLLLTGHEDGTVRFWDASGVCLYPMYKLSTAGVFLTDSDPNDNLNQGTEGEWPPFRKVGCFDPYSDDPRLGIQKIHLCKYSGYLTVAGTAGQILVLELNDEAAEQTVEATVADLLQGQEGFRWKGHTRLEVREEPVTFPPGFQPFALVQCQPPAVVTALTLHSEWKLVTFGTSHGFGLYDYQQKNNVLVRCTLNPSDQLAMEGPLSRVKSIKKSLRQSFRRIRRSRVSLRKHHVNNAAKLQQANARLEAELAEMELAPVQRKIEPRSPDDSFTGLVRTLYFADTFLSDSSHNTPSLWAGTNGGSVFAYQLRLPPVERRGEDPVTAHPAKEIQLMHRAPVVGILVLDGHGSPLPEPLEVAHDLARSPDMQGSHSLLVISEEQFKVFTLPKVSAKMKLKLTAIDGSRVRRVGVAWFGSTRTDDYGESGLTVLTNQGDLHVVSLPGVKLQVQYPCIRREDVSGIASCVFTKHGQGFYLISPSEFERFSLSARCVVEPRSLVEVSSQTPSTTLPRAPPDGASVERRNSTRDGVAVLQEIQKSLEVDQTTFLENGTSALAGGKVLSN
- the LOC129829055 gene encoding LLGL scribble cell polarity complex component 2-like isoform X1, which translates into the protein MKRFRRHGQESQRERIKQELYGFNKTVEHGFPHQPSALGFSPSLQLLAIGTRSGAIKLYGGPGVEFMGLHDENAAVTQVHFLPHQVELVTLLDDNSLHMWTLRAHHGVSELLEIGRFTLTGPPGAPPSVTRVTAVLAHSSGDLLLLGTEGGHVFVVKVPGFRELEERNISLEKVTNSVPEDYGGRRSLEHVESLQENPVNPRQVLIGYGRGLMVIWDLDSQSAVKHIPATQQLESVWWTEDGGHVLSSHSDGSYCRWKVAGDDPQSEQEKSEVPYGHFPCKAISKIIQLPTEQGPPFLFLSGGMPRASYGDRHCISVIHSKTHVALDFTSRIIDFFVIRDGPDHTGEPSALVVLVEEELVVIDLQTEGWPVIQTPYLVPLHCSAITCSHHVSAIPLKLWERVLSAGALQNTHYSKKPWPMTGGQNLAPDPPQRDLLLTGHEDGTVRFWDASGVCLYPMYKLSTAGVFLTDSDPNDNLNQGTEGEWPPFRKVGCFDPYSDDPRLGIQKIHLCKYSGYLTVAGTAGQILVLELNDEAAEQTVEATVADLLQGQEGFRWKGHTRLEVREEPVTFPPGFQPFALVQCQPPAVVTALTLHSEWKLVTFGTSHGFGLYDYQQKNNVLVRCTLNPSDQLAMEGPLSRVKSIKKSLRQSFRRIRRSRVSLRKHHVNNAAKLQQANARLEAELAEMELAPVQRKIEPRSPDDSFTGLVRTLYFADTFLSDSSHNTPSLWAGTNGGSVFAYQLRLPPVERRGEDPVTAHPAKEIQLMHRAPVVGILVLDGHGSPLPEPLEVAHDLARSPDMQGSHSLLVISEEQFKVFTLPKVSAKMKLKLTAIDGSRVRRVGVAWFGSTRTDDYGESGLTVLTNQGDLHVVSLPGVKLQVQYPCIRREDVSGIASCVFTKHGQGFYLISPSEFERFSLSARCVVEPRSLVEVSSQTPSTTLPRAPPDGASVERRNSTRDGVESSRRVMEHALLNDETVLQEIQKSLEVDQTTFLENGTSALAGGKVLSN